The window TGGTTCCTTTTTTCATAAAAGCCAGTACCTCGTCGCACCCGGACTCAAATCCAATATGCAGCCGGGAAAGGCCGGCTTCGTGCAGCCGCTCCAGGTCCTCCAGCGGCTTTTTGGCCACCGTCTTCGACCGGGCGTAAGAAGTTATCCGTTCTACGCCGGGAAAGCTTTCCCTCAAATAATGCAGTATCTCCAGCAGCCTGGATGTCTTCATCTCTACTGCATTCCCATCCTGGAGAAAAACAGTCCTGGCTCCTGCGGCGAGCCAGGCGGCAACGCTGGTCAGGCTTGCCAATCGCCGTTGGATCACATCACTCTCACCGTTAATGTACAGATCGGGATTATCGTTGACAAAAGCGAAAATCAATTCCTGGCTCATATCCCCTTTAAAACCCAAACGCCAGGACATAACTTTTAATTCCTCGGCCAGCTTCTTGACCGTATCAATATCCTCTTTTATTTCATCTACCGGACGCTGGCTGTAGGGCTGGCTTTTGTACGTACGGCAAAACTCACAGCGATTCCAGGCACACCCTCGGGTAACGCGAAGCAGCAGCGAGCAATCTCTTCCTTCATTGGGCGGCCTTATAGGCCCCATCTCATGCCAGCCTTTGCCAATATTTAAAACTTTCCGTTTCATCGAGAAGCCTCCTGCCAATGAATTCTATCATAAACGATTTACCAGGACCTGGTTTAAGAGACTCGCCTTCAGAGCTTCCTCGACGACGGGATACTTAAAACGATATCCTTTTTCCTGCAGTTTGACGGGAAGCACCCGCTGACCGGTTAACAGCATGTCGGCCATTTCGCCAAACGACAGGCGCAGGGCAAAGCCGGGAACCCGCAGCCAAGAAGGCCTCTTCAGCACTTTTCCTAGCACTTTCGCCAGTTCTTCCATCTTTACGGCTGGGGCGCAGTAGCGTTAACCGGCCCGTCTGCTTTACTATAGGAAATTTTTTTATTAACTCATCCATCGTACTTCTACTCCCCAATTTTCGACTTCCTGCTTCCCTTTACCTGCTGCATATTGGAACTTTTCCGGCGCTCCGATATTGAACATGGTTTTACCCCCTATTCGCTTTGTCGGTCTTCCGCTCTCTTGTTCTCCGGCTCCTTAATTGCACCTTTGAACTCCCGGATACTTTGGCCCAGCGCCCTACCCATACCGGGCAGTTTGCCGGCGCCGAAGATTATCATGCCAGCACCAGAATGATAGCCAG is drawn from Calderihabitans maritimus and contains these coding sequences:
- a CDS encoding radical SAM protein; translated protein: MKRKVLNIGKGWHEMGPIRPPNEGRDCSLLLRVTRGCAWNRCEFCRTYKSQPYSQRPVDEIKEDIDTVKKLAEELKVMSWRLGFKGDMSQELIFAFVNDNPDLYINGESDVIQRRLASLTSVAAWLAAGARTVFLQDGNAVEMKTSRLLEILHYLRESFPGVERITSYARSKTVAKKPLEDLERLHEAGLSRLHIGFESGCDEVLAFMKKGTTAEEHIMAGKKAKAAGISLSEYYMPGLGGKKWSKEHALESAEVLNEIKPDFIRLRSLVLRQGSPLSARIQAGEGEFEPLIEDEVVEEIALFLEHLDCSAYVTSDQMCNLLWEVEGQLPRDKEKMLKIIDDYLQMPLHQRLEFQLERRVSSYRAIAGHLDKNLAADVKAAREALGEKSTDAFEKVQKVLNTVKPAFV
- a CDS encoding DUF1731 domain-containing protein, which codes for MLGKVLKRPSWLRVPGFALRLSFGEMADMLLTGQRVLPVKLQEKGYRFKYPVVEEALKASLLNQVLVNRL
- a CDS encoding twin-arginine translocase TatA/TatE family subunit; translation: MIIFGAGKLPGMGRALGQSIREFKGAIKEPENKRAEDRQSE